In Sphingomonas panacisoli, one genomic interval encodes:
- the carB gene encoding carbamoyl-phosphate synthase large subunit: MPKRTDISSILVIGAGPIVIGQACEFDYSGTQAIKALKEEGYRIVLVNSNPATIMTDPELADATYVEPITPAVVAKIIEKERPDAVLPTMGGQTALNTALALFRDGTLAKFGVTMIGADAEAIDKAEDRLKFRDAMDRIGLESARSAIAHTEAEALEGLDKVGLPAIIRPSFTMGGSGGGIAYNRDEFLTIVRSGLDLSPTTEVLIEESLLGWKEYEMEVVRDRNDNAIIICSIENVDPMGVHTGDSITVAPALTLTDKEYQIMRNASIAVLREIGVETGGSNVQFAVNPKDGRLIVIEMNPRVSRSSALASKATGFPIAKVAAKLAVGYTLDEIENDITGATPASFEPTIDYVVTKIPRFAFEKFKGAEPLLGTAMKSVGEVMAIGRNIHESMQKALRGLETGLSGFNIVDALVGAPRDEIEAALALPTPDRLLVAAQALREGFTVAEVHAIAKYDPWFLERIAEIVAAENEVLENGLPQDAAGLRRLKAMGFSDKRLGFLALTSAGLRDRYQARGGLIHEAVKAMVGGVNEDEVRALRHKLGVRPVFKRIDTCAAEFDARTPYMYSTYEAPSFGEPENEAMPSTRRKIVILGGGPNRIGQGIEFDYCCCHACFALADAGFETIMVNCNPETVSTDYDTSDRLYFEPLTAEDVLEILHVEQSAGELVGVIVQFGGQTPLNLARALEKAGIPILGTSPDAIDLAEDRERFAALINKLGLLQPANGIARSGEEAVAVAERISYPVLMRPSYVLGGRAMEIVDGRPQLEEYIQTAVQVSGESPVLIDQYLRDAIEVDVDAICDGTDVVVAGVLQHIEEAGVHSGDSACSIPPYSLPADIVAEIERQTDALARALDVVGLMNIQFAVKDGKVYLIEVNPRASRTVPFVAKAIGAPIAKIASRVMAGEKLANLPKIDRDIPYFAVKEAVFPFNRFPGIDPVLSPEMKSTGEVMGIDQDFTAAFGKAELGAGTVLPESGTVFVSVKDSDKPVILPGVRALADFGFTIVATGGTADYLSEHGVAVERVNKVAQGRPHIVDRVVDGGIDMIFNTTEGWQSLKDSKPIRVAALGQKIPYFTTAPASVEAARAIVGLSTRSLEVRPLQSYHSHSHN, from the coding sequence ATGCCCAAACGCACCGACATTTCCTCGATCCTCGTCATCGGCGCAGGTCCCATCGTCATCGGCCAGGCGTGCGAGTTCGATTATTCGGGCACGCAGGCGATCAAGGCGCTGAAGGAAGAGGGCTATCGCATCGTCCTGGTCAATTCGAACCCGGCGACGATCATGACCGATCCCGAGCTGGCCGACGCGACCTATGTCGAGCCGATCACCCCCGCGGTCGTCGCCAAGATCATCGAGAAGGAGCGGCCCGACGCGGTGCTCCCCACGATGGGCGGGCAGACCGCGCTCAACACCGCGCTGGCGCTGTTCCGCGACGGCACGCTGGCGAAGTTCGGCGTGACGATGATCGGCGCCGATGCGGAGGCGATCGACAAGGCCGAGGACCGGCTGAAGTTCCGCGACGCGATGGACCGGATCGGGCTGGAAAGCGCGCGCTCGGCGATCGCGCATACCGAGGCAGAGGCGCTGGAGGGGCTGGACAAGGTCGGGCTGCCGGCGATCATCCGGCCGAGCTTCACGATGGGCGGATCGGGCGGCGGGATCGCGTACAACCGCGATGAATTCTTGACGATCGTCCGCTCGGGGCTCGACCTGTCGCCGACCACCGAAGTGCTGATCGAGGAATCGCTGCTCGGCTGGAAGGAATATGAGATGGAGGTCGTGCGGGACCGCAACGACAACGCCATCATCATTTGCTCGATCGAGAATGTCGATCCGATGGGCGTCCATACGGGCGATTCGATCACCGTCGCACCGGCGCTGACGCTGACCGACAAGGAATATCAGATCATGCGCAACGCGAGCATCGCGGTGCTGCGCGAGATCGGCGTGGAGACGGGCGGGTCGAACGTCCAGTTCGCGGTCAACCCGAAGGACGGCCGCCTGATCGTGATCGAGATGAACCCGCGCGTGTCGCGATCGTCGGCGCTGGCGTCGAAGGCGACGGGCTTCCCGATCGCCAAGGTCGCGGCCAAGCTGGCGGTCGGCTACACGCTCGACGAGATCGAGAACGACATCACCGGCGCGACGCCCGCGAGCTTCGAGCCGACGATCGATTATGTCGTCACCAAGATACCCCGGTTTGCGTTCGAGAAGTTCAAGGGCGCGGAGCCGTTGCTCGGCACCGCGATGAAGTCGGTCGGGGAGGTGATGGCGATCGGCCGCAACATCCATGAGTCGATGCAGAAGGCGCTGCGGGGCCTCGAGACGGGCTTAAGCGGGTTCAACATCGTCGATGCGCTGGTCGGTGCGCCGCGCGACGAGATCGAGGCGGCGCTGGCGCTGCCGACGCCCGATCGGTTGCTGGTGGCGGCGCAGGCGCTGCGCGAGGGCTTCACCGTCGCCGAGGTCCACGCGATCGCGAAATACGATCCGTGGTTCCTGGAGCGCATCGCGGAGATCGTGGCGGCGGAGAACGAAGTGCTGGAAAACGGCCTGCCGCAGGACGCGGCGGGCTTGCGGCGGCTCAAGGCGATGGGCTTTTCGGACAAGCGGCTTGGTTTCCTCGCGCTAACCTCGGCGGGGCTGCGCGACCGCTATCAGGCGCGCGGCGGGCTGATCCATGAAGCGGTCAAGGCGATGGTCGGCGGCGTCAACGAAGACGAAGTGCGCGCGCTGCGCCACAAACTCGGCGTACGTCCGGTGTTCAAGCGCATCGACACCTGCGCGGCGGAATTCGACGCCAGGACGCCGTATATGTATTCGACCTACGAGGCGCCCAGCTTCGGTGAGCCCGAGAACGAGGCGATGCCCTCGACCCGGCGCAAGATCGTCATCCTGGGCGGCGGGCCGAACCGGATCGGGCAGGGGATCGAGTTCGACTATTGCTGCTGCCACGCCTGTTTCGCGCTGGCCGACGCCGGGTTCGAGACGATCATGGTCAATTGCAACCCGGAGACGGTGTCGACCGATTACGACACGTCCGACCGGCTGTATTTCGAGCCGCTGACTGCTGAGGACGTGCTCGAAATCCTGCACGTCGAGCAATCGGCGGGCGAACTGGTCGGCGTGATCGTCCAGTTCGGTGGGCAGACCCCGCTCAACTTGGCGCGCGCGCTGGAGAAGGCCGGCATTCCGATCCTCGGCACCAGCCCCGACGCGATCGATCTGGCCGAGGATCGCGAACGGTTCGCGGCGCTGATCAACAAGCTAGGCTTGCTCCAGCCCGCCAACGGCATCGCCCGCAGTGGGGAGGAGGCCGTCGCGGTCGCCGAGCGGATCAGCTATCCCGTGTTGATGCGCCCGAGCTACGTGCTGGGCGGGCGCGCGATGGAGATCGTCGATGGGCGGCCGCAGCTGGAAGAATATATCCAGACCGCGGTGCAAGTGTCTGGTGAATCACCGGTTTTGATCGACCAGTATCTACGCGACGCGATCGAGGTCGATGTCGACGCGATCTGTGACGGCACCGATGTCGTGGTCGCCGGCGTGCTCCAGCATATCGAGGAAGCGGGCGTTCATTCGGGCGACAGCGCGTGCTCGATCCCGCCTTACTCGTTGCCCGCCGACATCGTCGCCGAGATCGAGCGCCAGACCGATGCGCTCGCCCGCGCACTCGACGTCGTCGGCCTCATGAACATCCAGTTCGCGGTAAAGGACGGCAAGGTCTACCTGATCGAGGTCAATCCACGCGCTAGCCGTACCGTGCCGTTCGTGGCCAAGGCGATCGGCGCGCCCATCGCCAAAATCGCCAGCCGCGTGATGGCCGGCGAAAAACTGGCGAACCTGCCGAAAATCGACCGCGACATCCCCTATTTCGCGGTCAAGGAAGCCGTCTTCCCGTTCAACCGCTTCCCGGGCATCGACCCGGTGCTGTCGCCCGAGATGAAATCCACCGGCGAAGTCATGGGGATCGATCAGGACTTCACTGCCGCGTTCGGCAAGGCCGAGTTGGGGGCAGGAACGGTCTTGCCTGAAAGCGGGACGGTGTTCGTCAGCGTCAAGGACAGCGACAAGCCGGTGATCCTGCCGGGCGTGCGCGCGCTCGCCGATTTCGGCTTCACCATCGTCGCCACGGGCGGCACGGCGGACTATCTGAGCGAGCATGGCGTCGCGGTCGAACGCGTCAACAAGGTCGCGCAGGGCCGCCCGCACATTGTCGATCGCGTGGTCGATGGCGGGATCGACATGATCTTCAACACCACCGAGGGCTGGCAGTCGTTGAAGGACTCCAAACCGATCCGCGTCGCGGCGCTCGGCCAGAAGATCCCGTACTTCACCACCGCCCCGGCCAGTGTCGAAGCGGCACGCGCGATCGTCGGCCTTTCGACACGCTCTCTTGAAGTTCGGCCGCTCCAGTCTTATCATTCGCACTCGCACAATTGA
- the greA gene encoding transcription elongation factor GreA, translated as MATVEKMPMLQEGYEKLTADLRRLKEERPLIVDAIEEARAHGDLSENAEYHAAKEQQGQNEATIADIEGKLSRAQIIDPKELSGDKVVFGATVTLLDEDDKPTKYQIVGETEANAKTGRISYNSPIGRALIGRKVDEEVEVSVPAGDRYYLVSKIEFI; from the coding sequence ATGGCGACCGTCGAGAAGATGCCGATGCTGCAAGAGGGCTATGAAAAGCTCACGGCAGATCTGCGTCGCTTGAAAGAGGAGCGCCCGCTGATCGTCGATGCGATCGAGGAAGCCCGCGCGCACGGCGATCTGTCGGAAAACGCCGAATATCACGCCGCCAAGGAGCAGCAGGGCCAGAACGAGGCGACGATTGCCGACATCGAGGGCAAATTGAGCCGCGCCCAGATCATCGATCCCAAGGAACTGTCGGGCGACAAGGTCGTGTTCGGCGCGACGGTGACGTTGCTCGACGAAGACGACAAGCCGACCAAGTATCAGATCGTCGGCGAGACCGAGGCGAACGCAAAGACCGGCCGGATCAGCTACAATTCGCCGATCGGACGCGCGCTGATCGGCCGTAAGGTCGACGAAGAGGTCGAAGTGTCGGTGCCCGCAGGCGACCGTTACTATCTCGTCAGCAAGATCGAGTTCATCTGA
- a CDS encoding rhomboid family intramembrane serine protease, translating to MTFIVSTVVGLMGSSQAAALVGGFIPALVPNQAVAWAGPAIPAWLTPLTCTLLHGSVLHLLFNLGMLVYCGRETERALGSVGVLILYLVGAYAAAAGQWVQNPLSTVPTIGASGAIAAIIAAYALLYGRNRVRAVGPLSASFLHALWLGAAWTIINLLINLAMLSPQPVAVGAHIGGFLAGLILTRPILLWRYRKA from the coding sequence GTGACGTTCATCGTGTCGACGGTGGTCGGTCTGATGGGCAGCAGCCAGGCCGCTGCTTTGGTCGGCGGGTTTATCCCGGCGCTCGTTCCCAATCAGGCGGTCGCCTGGGCCGGCCCCGCAATACCCGCGTGGCTGACGCCATTGACGTGCACGTTGCTGCACGGAAGCGTGCTCCACCTGCTCTTCAACCTGGGCATGCTGGTCTATTGCGGACGCGAGACCGAGCGCGCGCTGGGGTCGGTCGGCGTCCTGATCCTGTATCTGGTCGGCGCCTATGCCGCCGCCGCAGGGCAGTGGGTGCAGAACCCCTTATCGACAGTGCCGACGATCGGTGCCAGCGGTGCGATCGCCGCGATCATCGCCGCCTATGCCTTGCTGTACGGCCGCAATCGCGTGCGCGCAGTCGGGCCGTTGTCGGCCAGCTTCCTCCACGCGCTGTGGCTCGGCGCGGCGTGGACGATCATCAATCTGCTGATCAACCTGGCGATGCTGAGCCCGCAGCCGGTCGCGGTCGGCGCGCATATCGGCGGGTTTCTGGCCGGGCTGATCCTGACCCGCCCGATCCTGCTCTGGCGCTACCGCAAGGCTTAG
- a CDS encoding DUF4170 domain-containing protein, with protein sequence MSKLHLVFGGRVKDPQTLDFDESTIETVGIFPDFASAEKAWRAAAQRTVDDAEMKFVVVHLHRLLEPDPDLQGGAD encoded by the coding sequence ATGAGCAAGCTCCATCTCGTGTTCGGCGGCCGCGTCAAGGATCCGCAGACCCTCGATTTCGATGAATCGACGATCGAAACCGTCGGTATCTTTCCCGACTTCGCCAGCGCCGAGAAAGCGTGGCGGGCCGCGGCGCAGCGTACTGTCGACGATGCCGAAATGAAGTTCGTGGTGGTCCACCTCCACCGCCTGCTCGAGCCAGATCCCGATCTGCAGGGCGGCGCCGACTAA
- a CDS encoding DUF3618 domain-containing protein produces MSLIEDELAKAEAQSAESRQQLASTVVALQSRLKPSALARDAIEELKEVGGEIAQAGVDTIKRHPVTTTGVIAAVTAFFARKPLNRLLHRQPRDD; encoded by the coding sequence ATGAGTCTGATCGAGGACGAACTTGCCAAGGCCGAAGCGCAATCGGCGGAAAGCCGGCAGCAACTGGCGAGCACGGTCGTCGCGCTGCAATCGCGGCTTAAGCCGAGCGCACTTGCCCGTGACGCGATCGAGGAATTGAAGGAAGTCGGCGGCGAGATCGCCCAGGCCGGCGTCGACACGATCAAGCGCCATCCCGTCACCACAACCGGCGTGATCGCGGCGGTGACGGCGTTCTTCGCCCGAAAACCGCTGAACCGATTGCTGCACCGGCAACCGCGCGACGACTGA
- a CDS encoding phage holin family protein — protein MEEEQPPQQESIPALVSRLIDDGEEFVRAELKLYRARLFSRIDGARNAIILAVVALSLAQAVIVAALVGLLIVLRPLLGPGGATGVVVAGGLALAGLLAWLGWRQLLKATEIKDKDDRP, from the coding sequence GTGGAGGAGGAGCAGCCGCCCCAACAGGAAAGCATCCCAGCGTTGGTCAGCCGGCTGATCGACGATGGCGAGGAATTCGTCAGGGCGGAACTGAAACTCTACCGCGCGCGGTTGTTCTCGCGGATCGACGGCGCGCGCAACGCGATCATTCTGGCGGTGGTCGCGTTGTCGCTGGCCCAGGCCGTCATCGTCGCGGCCTTGGTCGGGTTGCTGATCGTCTTGCGGCCACTGTTGGGGCCGGGTGGCGCGACCGGGGTGGTCGTCGCGGGTGGATTGGCGCTCGCGGGCCTGCTGGCGTGGCTCGGCTGGCGGCAATTGCTCAAGGCGACCGAGATCAAGGACAAGGACGATCGGCCATGA
- the eno gene encoding phosphopyruvate hydratase, producing the protein MTAIIDMHARQIIDSRGNPTVEVEVMLEDGSFGRAAVPSGASTGAHEAVELRDGDKTRWSGKGVQKAVDAVNGEIADAVLGFDAEDQADVDNAMIALDGTPNKARLGANAILGVSLATAKAAADARGLPLYRYVGGVNAHVLPVPMMNIINGGEHADNPIDFQEFMIVPVGADSLFEAVRYGSEIFHTLKKMLHDAGLSTGVGDEGGFAPDVANTTDALDFIMRAIEKAGYKPGDDVMLALDPASTEFFKDGKYNISAENKILSPHEMAAYYGDLVAKYPIFSIEDGMAEDDFEGWKALTDLVGDKVQLVGDDLFVTNPKRLADGIEQGLGNSILIKVNQIGTLTETLAAVSMAQRSSYTAVMSHRSGETEDATIADLAVATNCGQIKTGSLARSDRLAKYNQLIRIEEELGDVAVYAGRGVLRSAR; encoded by the coding sequence ATGACCGCAATCATCGACATGCACGCCCGCCAGATCATCGACAGCCGCGGCAATCCGACGGTCGAGGTCGAAGTGATGCTGGAGGACGGCAGCTTCGGTCGTGCGGCGGTGCCGTCGGGTGCCTCGACCGGCGCGCACGAGGCGGTCGAACTGCGCGACGGCGACAAGACCCGCTGGTCGGGCAAGGGCGTGCAGAAGGCGGTCGACGCGGTGAACGGCGAGATCGCCGACGCGGTCCTTGGCTTCGATGCCGAGGATCAGGCGGATGTCGACAATGCGATGATCGCGCTCGACGGCACGCCGAACAAGGCGCGACTGGGGGCGAACGCGATCCTGGGCGTGAGCCTCGCAACCGCAAAAGCCGCGGCGGACGCGCGGGGCCTGCCGCTCTATCGCTACGTCGGCGGGGTCAACGCGCACGTACTGCCGGTGCCGATGATGAACATCATCAACGGCGGCGAACATGCCGACAATCCGATCGACTTCCAGGAGTTCATGATCGTGCCGGTCGGTGCGGACTCGCTGTTCGAGGCGGTGCGCTACGGTTCGGAGATCTTCCATACGCTGAAGAAGATGCTCCACGACGCAGGCCTGTCGACGGGCGTGGGCGACGAGGGCGGCTTCGCGCCCGATGTCGCCAACACCACCGACGCGCTCGACTTCATTATGCGCGCGATCGAGAAGGCGGGATACAAGCCCGGCGACGACGTGATGCTCGCGCTCGATCCGGCCTCGACCGAGTTCTTCAAGGACGGCAAGTACAACATCTCGGCCGAAAACAAGATTTTGAGCCCGCACGAAATGGCGGCCTATTATGGCGATCTCGTCGCCAAATATCCGATCTTCTCGATCGAGGACGGTATGGCCGAGGACGATTTCGAGGGCTGGAAGGCGCTGACCGACCTGGTCGGCGACAAGGTTCAATTGGTCGGCGACGATCTGTTCGTGACTAATCCCAAGCGCTTGGCCGATGGGATCGAGCAGGGGCTGGGCAATTCGATCCTGATCAAGGTCAACCAGATCGGCACGCTGACCGAAACGCTGGCCGCCGTCTCGATGGCGCAGCGCTCGAGCTACACAGCTGTGATGTCGCACCGCTCAGGCGAAACCGAGGATGCGACGATCGCCGACCTCGCGGTCGCGACCAATTGCGGGCAGATCAAGACCGGTTCGCTCGCGCGCTCCGACCGGTTGGCGAAGTACAATCAGCTGATCCGGATCGAAGAGGAATTGGGCGACGTCGCGGTCTATGCGGGGCGGGGCGTGTTGCGGTCGGCGCGGTAA